In Kogia breviceps isolate mKogBre1 chromosome 7, mKogBre1 haplotype 1, whole genome shotgun sequence, a single window of DNA contains:
- the SVIP gene encoding small VCP/p97-interacting protein: MGLCFPCPTEAAPPSPDLEEKRAKLAEAAERRQKEAASRGILNVQSVEEKRKKKEKIEKEMAASGPPSEGGLRWTVS; encoded by the exons ATGGGGCTGTGTTTTCCCTGTCCCACGGAGGCCGCGCCTCCTTCGCCGGACCTG gaagaaaaaagagcaaagcttGCAGAGGCtgcagaaagaagacagaaggag GCTGCATCTCGAGGTATTCTGAATGTTCAGTctgtggaagaaaagagaaagaaaaaggaaaaaatagaaaaagaaatggctGCATCTGGACCCCCATCAGAAGGTGGCCTTAGG tGGACAGTTTCATAA